The Pandoraea vervacti DNA window TATCACGCGGTCGGGGAAGAGGGCGTGAGCGTCCGGGACATTGCCGAGACGCTCGGGCGCGGCCTGAACCTGCCCGTCGTCTCGATTGAACCGCAGGAGGCCGCCGAGTATTTCGGATGGATGTCGATGTTCGTCACGTTCGATATGCCTGCGTCAAGCGCACTGACGCAGGCGCGGCTCGGCTGGCGCCCCACCGGCCCGACGCTGCTCGCCGACCTCAGCGAAGCGCGTTACTAGTCTCGGAACCGCCGTGGGCGTCTGCGCGGGCGGACGCCTGCGTATTCGGGAAGTGCATGTCGCGATACCTGACGAAGTGCGAGCCGCGCACCACACGGTAACCGGCCCAGATCAGCAGGAACAGCGGAATGCCGATGTACGTCGCGACCACGCCGCCCCAGTCGATCCTGTCCTGTAGAAACGCCTGATAGTTCTGCCCCAGCGTGATGATCAGGCATAGCGCGAACGCGAAGATGGGGCCGAACGGGAAAAACGGCGAGACATAGGGCAAGTTCGCCAGGTCGTAACCCTGTTTGACGTAACCACGGCGGAACCGGTAATGGCTGATCGCGATGCCCAGCCAGGCGATGAAGCCTGTCATGCCGGAGGTGTTGAGCAGCCAGATGTAGACGGCGTTCGGGCTGAACACGAAGGTGAAGAAGCACAGTGCCGCGACGGCCGCCGTCGCAAGCAACGCGCACATCGGCACGCCGTTGCGCGAGATCCGGCCGAACATGCGCGGCGCCTTGCCATCGCGAGCCAGACTGTAGAGCATGCGGGTGGCGGCATACATGCCGGAGTTTCCTGCCGACAACACGGAGGTCAGCACGACGGCATTCATGACCGAGGCCGCCCCCAGCAGTCCCGCCCGCTCGAAGATCAGGGCGAACGGGCTGACGCTGACATCGGTGACGTCATTGCGCAACAGATGCGGATCGGTATACGGGATGAGCAGGCCGATGACCAGAATCGCGGCGACGTAGAACAGCAAAATGCGCCAGAACACCTGACGCACGGCACGCGGCAGATTGCGCGC harbors:
- a CDS encoding amino acid permease, with amino-acid sequence MATSEHDPLGEGIEAGASAPSELRRSLSARHLTMIAVGGSIGTGLFVASGATIAQAGPGGALLGYVLIGLMVYFLMTSLGELAAAMPVSGSFSTYGARYVDEGFGFALGWNYWYNWAVTVAVDLVAAQLVMAYWFPHVPGVYWSALFLAITFGLNALSARGFGEAEFWFALIKVVAVLAFVAMGLMMLLGIIRGGEAGGVANWTVGDAPFAGGFAALIGVAMVVGFSFQGTELIGIAAGESKDPARNLPRAVRQVFWRILLFYVAAILVIGLLIPYTDPHLLRNDVTDVSVSPFALIFERAGLLGAASVMNAVVLTSVLSAGNSGMYAATRMLYSLARDGKAPRMFGRISRNGVPMCALLATAAVAALCFFTFVFSPNAVYIWLLNTSGMTGFIAWLGIAISHYRFRRGYVKQGYDLANLPYVSPFFPFGPIFAFALCLIITLGQNYQAFLQDRIDWGGVVATYIGIPLFLLIWAGYRVVRGSHFVRYRDMHFPNTQASARADAHGGSETSNALR